Genomic segment of Thiomonas sp. FB-Cd:
GTGATTGGCGCAATCACGGCGCTGTTCATGGGCTTCCTGGGGGTCATCCAGAACGACATCAAACGGGTGATCGCATACTCAACGCTTTCGCAGCTGGGTTACATGACTGTGGCCTTGGGCGCCTCAGCCTACTCGGTGGCCATCTTCCACCTCATGACCCACGCCTTCTTCAAGGCGCTGCTGTTTCTGGCTGCGGGCTCCGTCATCATCGGCATGCATCACGATCAGGATATCCGCCACATGGGCGGCCTGCGTAAGTACATGCCCATTACCTGGATCACGTTCCTCATTGGATCGCTGGCGCTGATCGGAACACCATTTTTCGCCGGCTTCTATTCGAAGGACAGCATCATCGATGCGGTTGCGGCCAGCCATCTGTCTGGATCCGGATTCGCCACGTTTTCCGTGACGGCCAGCGTGTTTGTCACGGCGCTTTACTCATTCAGGCTGTATTTCCTAGTCTTCCATGGTGAAGAGCGCTTCCGCCACGTGCCTGGACATGACGAGCACGGCGGGCAGGATCATGCCCACGGCCACGGCTCCCTGGAGCCGCGCGAGTCTCCATGGGTCATTACGCTTCCGCTCATCCTTTTGGCGATCCCTTCAGCAGTAATCGGCTACGTGACGATTCAGCCTCTGCTGTACGGCGGGTTTTTCAATGGAGCCATTGTGGTGAACGCGGCAGCGCATCCGGCCATGACCGATTTGCGCGAGCATTTCCACGGTCCCCTACAGATGGCACTGCATGCGGTGAGCACGTTGCCGCTTTGGTTGGCAATTGCAGGTGTGGCCGTTGCGTGGTACGCATACATGGTGAATCTGGCCTTTCCAGCCGCGGTGCAGCGCATGTTTAAGCCCGTCTACATTTTGCTTGATCACAAGTATTACATGGACTGGATCAATGAGCACGTCATTGCCGCAGGGACCCGGCTGGTCGGCAAGGGGCTGTGGAAGGGCGCTGACGCAGGCTTTATCGACGGTCTTGTGGTCAACGGTACGGCGCGCATGATCGATGTCGCCGCCGGTCTGATTCGGCAGTTGCAAACCGGCTTCCTTTACTACTACGCATTGGCCATGGTGGCGGGCGTGGTCGTATTCATGTGGCTATTCGTTCCGGGCAAGCTGCTGTCCGGCTGGTTCATCCGATAAATCCAACAGGGCCCGCGGCTTCGTTCAACCTTATGCAATCGCTACCCTTGCTGAGCCTGTCCATCTGGACGCCCATCGCCTTTGGCATCCTGATATTGCTGCTCGGGCGGGATTCCAACGCTCCGGCTATGCGCTCATTGGCGCTTGCCGGAAGCATTTTGAGTTTCCTGGTCACAATTCCGCTGGTCACGAACTTCAACCTGGCCGACGCAGGCATGCAGTTTGTCGAGCGTGCGCCGTGGATCGAGCCGTTTAACATTCACTACCACCTCGGGATCGACGGTATTTCGCTATGGTTTGTCCCGCTTACCGCCTTCATCACGGTCATTACGGTGATCGCAGGCTGGGAAATCATCACCGAGCGCGTAGCGCTCTACATGGCCTCATTCCTGATTCTTTCCGGGTTGATGGTTGGCGTGTTTTGTGCACTCGATGGCATTTTGTTCTACGTGTTCTTCGAGGCAACTCTGATCCCGATGTACCTGATCATAGGAATCTGGGGAGGACCACGCCGCGTGTATGCAGCGTTCAAGTTCTTTCTCTATACGCTCCTTGGATCGCTGCTGATGCTTGTGGCGCTCATCTATCTTTACTTCCAGTCCGGCGGTAGTTTCAACATTCTTGACTGGTACACGGTTCCGCTATCCAGCGTGGCGCAGGTCCTGCTTTTCGTGGCCTTCTTTTTCGCATTCGCGGTGAAGATCCCGATGTGGCCGGTGCATACGTGGTTGCCCGATGCGCACGTGGAAGCCCCCACGGGTGGCTCCATCGTCCTTGCCGCCGTCATGCTCAAGCTTGGCGCCTACGGTTTCGTGCGGTTTGTGTTGCCCATCGTGCCCGACGCAAGCCACGAACTGGCTCCGATCATCATCACGCTATCCATCATTGCGGTCATTTATATCGGCCTGGTGGCCATGGTGCAAACGGACATGAAGAAGCTGGTCGCCTATTCGTCCATCGCGCACATGGGTTTCGTCACGCTTGGCTTTTTCCTGTTCTCCAACCTTGGCGTGCAGGGCGGCTTGATGCAGATGATCTCGCACGGCTTTGTCTCGGGTGCGATGTTCATGAGCATTGGAGTGTTGTATGACCGCATGCACACTCGTGCAATTGCCGAGTATGGAGGCGTCACGACGGTCATGCCCCACTTTGCCGCATTTGCCGTGCTGTTCGCGATGGCCAACGCTGGATTGCCTGGCACAAGTGGTTTCGTCGGCGAATGGATGGTGATTCTTGCCGCTGTGAAGGGCAATTTCTGGCTCGGCATGTTGGCTGCCACGACCTTGATCCTCGGCGCCAGTTACACGCTGTGGATGGTCAAG
This window contains:
- the nuoL gene encoding NADH-quinone oxidoreductase subunit L, which codes for MAGTLNPTLLLVIALAPLASAIIAGLFGKAIGRAGAHTVTTGSVAISFALSAWVLIQVVGGAHYNGTVYTWMQVGSLKMDVGFLIDSLSALMMVVVTFVSLCVHVYTIGYMADDPGYQRFFSYISLFTFSMLMLVMSNNMLQLFFGWEAVGLVSYLLIGFWYTRPSAVFANMKAFIVNRVGDFGFILGIGLALAYTGSLNYNDIFAKAPELAKLHFPGTDWMLMTVMCISLFVGAMGKSAQFPLHVWLPDSMEGPTPISALIHAATMVTAGIFMVARMSPLFELSDTALSFILVIGAITALFMGFLGVIQNDIKRVIAYSTLSQLGYMTVALGASAYSVAIFHLMTHAFFKALLFLAAGSVIIGMHHDQDIRHMGGLRKYMPITWITFLIGSLALIGTPFFAGFYSKDSIIDAVAASHLSGSGFATFSVTASVFVTALYSFRLYFLVFHGEERFRHVPGHDEHGGQDHAHGHGSLEPRESPWVITLPLILLAIPSAVIGYVTIQPLLYGGFFNGAIVVNAAAHPAMTDLREHFHGPLQMALHAVSTLPLWLAIAGVAVAWYAYMVNLAFPAAVQRMFKPVYILLDHKYYMDWINEHVIAAGTRLVGKGLWKGADAGFIDGLVVNGTARMIDVAAGLIRQLQTGFLYYYALAMVAGVVVFMWLFVPGKLLSGWFIR
- a CDS encoding NADH-quinone oxidoreductase subunit M yields the protein MQSLPLLSLSIWTPIAFGILILLLGRDSNAPAMRSLALAGSILSFLVTIPLVTNFNLADAGMQFVERAPWIEPFNIHYHLGIDGISLWFVPLTAFITVITVIAGWEIITERVALYMASFLILSGLMVGVFCALDGILFYVFFEATLIPMYLIIGIWGGPRRVYAAFKFFLYTLLGSLLMLVALIYLYFQSGGSFNILDWYTVPLSSVAQVLLFVAFFFAFAVKIPMWPVHTWLPDAHVEAPTGGSIVLAAVMLKLGAYGFVRFVLPIVPDASHELAPIIITLSIIAVIYIGLVAMVQTDMKKLVAYSSIAHMGFVTLGFFLFSNLGVQGGLMQMISHGFVSGAMFMSIGVLYDRMHTRAIAEYGGVTTVMPHFAAFAVLFAMANAGLPGTSGFVGEWMVILAAVKGNFWLGMLAATTLILGASYTLWMVKRVFFGPVRNDHVAALKDIGSREFVILALLAAAVLWFGLYPKFFTDPMQASVTQLLQHVAASKLQ